Proteins found in one uncultured Desulfuromonas sp. genomic segment:
- a CDS encoding site-specific integrase, translating into MATISNRNGRWQVKIRKKGQRTLTKTFLNHETAERWARKTESEMERGLYLDDSDSGRTTTLDEAALRFGKEHLDRLRHGNREKNRLVALLERTGWGPLSLSNLKGKDVSSYTRQREEEGFKPDTIRLDLAILSRLYKHAIQDWSMEALRNPVDVVRRPSLRGTARTRRLEQGEEELLLKAAHQDLKPVILFALETAMRREEIATLTWSNVDLKKRLAHLPKTKNGEARTVPLTNTAAEILKNIPRQLKGTVFGLTKDQITDRMRTTVKRSGLEDLRFHDLRHEATSRFFERNDLDMMEVASITGHKTMHMLKRYTHLRAETLAKKLGKI; encoded by the coding sequence ATGGCGACAATCTCAAACAGAAATGGCCGCTGGCAGGTAAAAATCAGAAAAAAGGGACAGCGGACCCTCACCAAAACCTTCCTAAATCACGAAACCGCTGAGCGCTGGGCCAGGAAAACTGAAAGCGAGATGGAGCGTGGACTCTACCTCGACGATTCCGACTCTGGGCGGACAACGACCCTCGATGAAGCCGCTTTACGGTTTGGCAAAGAGCACCTTGACCGCCTGCGCCATGGCAACCGGGAGAAAAATCGACTGGTCGCACTATTAGAGCGTACAGGATGGGGTCCCCTCTCCCTCAGCAACCTTAAAGGAAAAGACGTTTCAAGCTACACTCGACAACGTGAGGAAGAAGGTTTCAAACCTGATACCATTCGCCTTGACCTGGCAATACTCTCCCGCCTCTACAAACATGCGATTCAGGACTGGAGCATGGAGGCACTACGCAACCCTGTCGATGTCGTCAGACGCCCTTCCCTGCGAGGCACAGCCCGAACACGACGCCTTGAGCAAGGGGAGGAAGAACTATTGCTCAAAGCAGCCCATCAAGACTTAAAACCCGTCATCCTCTTTGCCCTTGAAACAGCTATGAGACGCGAAGAGATTGCCACACTCACATGGTCAAATGTTGACCTCAAAAAACGTCTGGCACATCTCCCCAAAACGAAGAACGGGGAAGCTCGTACCGTTCCCCTAACAAACACTGCGGCAGAAATCCTTAAAAATATTCCACGCCAGCTAAAAGGAACAGTTTTTGGATTAACCAAAGATCAAATAACAGACCGCATGCGGACAACAGTTAAACGTAGCGGCCTGGAAGACCTTCGCTTCCACGACCTTAGGCACGAAGCCACATCAAGGTTTTTTGAACGTAACGATCTGGACATGATGGAAGTGGCCAGCATTACTGGTCACAAGACAATGCACATGTTAAAAAGGTACACACACCTAAGAGCTGAAACGCTGGCTAAAAAACTTGGGAAAATTTAG
- a CDS encoding DUF4124 domain-containing protein, whose product MKKIIIALVLTLLVAPSFSADFYTWQDENGKLHVTDKPPEDLNKDDVLVKEYSYSDHENDQPSETFQHRVYNQIDAVNEHRYQDATQVDAVQRKKEKQRLEKTIDVEKKMLKERIHYYKFRCAEINSPKKRKTYCDGQQKLYEKKLDLLNRDPKEYFMRETRY is encoded by the coding sequence TTGAAAAAAATCATTATTGCTCTAGTGCTGACCCTGCTCGTGGCACCATCATTCTCTGCGGACTTCTATACCTGGCAAGATGAGAACGGGAAACTCCATGTCACCGACAAACCACCAGAGGATTTGAACAAAGATGACGTGCTTGTTAAAGAATACAGTTATTCAGACCACGAAAACGACCAGCCGTCTGAAACGTTTCAGCACCGGGTGTATAATCAGATCGACGCCGTAAATGAGCATCGCTATCAAGACGCAACCCAAGTTGATGCAGTTCAACGAAAAAAAGAAAAACAACGCCTAGAAAAAACGATTGATGTTGAGAAAAAAATGCTCAAAGAACGCATCCACTATTACAAATTCCGCTGTGCCGAGATCAACTCACCTAAAAAACGCAAAACCTATTGCGATGGACAACAAAAATTATACGAAAAGAAACTGGACCTGCTAAACCGCGATCCGAAAGAATATTTCATGCGAGAAACACGATATTAA
- a CDS encoding IS4 family transposase, which yields MNSGQTVFRQLLQFLPRHDFNLCVRRYRGDYRARKFSTFDQFLCLAYAQMAGRESLRDIETCLNSHREKLYHIGFRGSVSRSTLADASERRDWRIFQDFSHVLIRMAQQLYCGEPFALELAQPLYAFDSTTIDLCLTLFPWAEFRTTKAAVKMHTLLDLRGTIPTYVAVTTGKVHDVRMLDSLPVTEDAIYTMDKAYTDFSRLYALHQQGAFFVIRAKDNLRYRRIYSAIKDKSAGIKADQTVVLVTPKSKKDYPEKLRRISYVDKDRNKHLVFLTNNFTVSAATVAEVYKQRWQVELFFKWIKQHLRIKSFYGTSINAVKSQIWVAMSIYLLVVIAKKKLKIPCELYTFLQILEVNLFEKKPISSMVADALKQIQDLQDSNQLNLFSY from the coding sequence ATGAATTCAGGTCAAACCGTTTTCAGGCAACTGCTGCAGTTTCTGCCACGTCACGATTTCAATCTGTGCGTTCGCCGCTACCGTGGCGATTACAGAGCCAGAAAGTTTTCGACTTTCGATCAATTTCTGTGTCTCGCCTACGCCCAAATGGCTGGCCGTGAAAGCTTGCGCGATATCGAAACCTGTTTGAACTCTCATCGTGAAAAGCTCTACCACATCGGTTTTCGTGGTTCCGTGTCCCGTTCAACTTTGGCTGATGCCAGTGAGCGCAGAGACTGGCGCATCTTTCAAGACTTCAGTCATGTTTTGATTCGCATGGCACAGCAACTTTACTGTGGTGAACCGTTTGCCCTGGAACTTGCTCAACCGCTGTATGCTTTCGATTCAACAACGATTGATCTCTGTTTGACACTGTTTCCATGGGCCGAGTTTCGGACAACAAAAGCCGCCGTGAAAATGCATACGCTGCTTGATCTGCGGGGAACTATCCCAACGTATGTCGCCGTCACGACAGGCAAGGTGCATGATGTTCGAATGCTCGATTCTCTGCCGGTGACCGAGGATGCCATTTACACGATGGACAAGGCCTATACCGATTTCTCGCGACTTTATGCACTGCATCAACAAGGGGCCTTCTTTGTCATCAGAGCAAAAGACAATTTGCGCTATAGGCGGATCTATTCCGCAATCAAAGACAAGTCTGCCGGGATAAAAGCCGACCAAACGGTCGTCCTGGTCACGCCAAAATCGAAAAAAGACTATCCGGAAAAGCTCCGCCGGATCAGTTATGTTGACAAAGATCGAAACAAGCATCTGGTCTTTTTGACCAACAATTTTACGGTTTCAGCAGCGACAGTTGCTGAAGTCTATAAGCAGCGCTGGCAGGTGGAACTGTTTTTCAAATGGATCAAGCAACACCTGCGGATCAAATCGTTTTACGGGACATCGATCAACGCCGTAAAGAGTCAGATATGGGTAGCAATGAGCATTTATCTTCTGGTTGTCATTGCGAAGAAAAAGCTCAAAATCCCATGTGAGCTCTACACTTTTTTACAAATCCTGGAGGTCAATCTGTTTGAGAAAAAGCCCATTTCATCGATGGTTGCTGATGCTCTCAAACAAATTCAAGACCTCCAAGATAGCAACCAGCTGAATTTATTCAGCTATTAA